The genomic stretch TTTCAAATTCCTCATTTATTTCTGACATTCTCTTGGTTATGATTCCAAGTTATCAAAGATGCAGGACAAGAAGAGAAATCCTTAGCAGGAGTAGTGAAGTGAGGTGAAGCAAGATGGCAGAGGGGAGTAAGGGTTCCAGgctcccctttttccttctctgtttagGATGCAGTTTATATATAAATAGTGTGCCACGGTACAGACTCCACAGCTAAAAAGTACAGTGCAGTTGAGTGGGGTGAGCTCCCCGTTCCACAGGCAAGCCCCTCACAGCTGCAGAGAGGCACCCAGGCAGTGGAGCCTGTGCCCTGAGGCAGGGTGGGGCTGCATGGGGCGGGGGGTGGCCCACGCTTTCTCCAACGCCCCAAACCCAGACTTTGATTTGTGGGGTTTCCCAAGCTTTAGGCTGGGAAAGCTGCAGGAGACAGGATTGCACAGGATGATTTGTACTCAGGGATCCCAACAGGTCAGGGATAAGAAGCGAAGGATCATTAACTGGGCTGTCTTGATTTTTCCAAAGGCAGAGAGGTCAGATGACATTGTTATTTTCGATGAAAAGGGATGCAGCTGCTGTGGTCGATTGGGTGTGGAATCCAGGGGAGCCATGCACTGGAACCTGTCCTCAGGTGGGAAGCGGTGAGGGCTGCCAGGCCCAGCAGGTCATGGCAGGGGCTGTGCTTGGGGCAGTGAGGGCTGGCAGTGGGATGGGGTGTGCTAAAGGTGCCGTGTGAAGCTGCCCCCTCTGGACCCAGAACAGATCTCATTACCCCTGCCTGGAGCCACCTCCTTGTATGAGTGTTGTTACCATTTGAGGTCACTCAGCAGGAAGGTCACACAAACATGTTGGCTTTTCACTGGCAATTGAAGTGGTTTTGCCTGCTAAGCCTGTGTTTCACTGTGGTCTTTCATCCATCAGCTAGCATCTCTGCACACAGGATCAGACAGTGGGCAAGTGTCTCCGGCCCCTGCCAGAAGAAGGATAAGAGAGGGGCCTGGACCACAGTTGACCTTTCCCAGGAGGTCTAAAGGGCCCTTAGCATCCATCTGGGTGAGCCTCATTTCAGTGGAGAAGACTTGTCTCAGAGAGGATAAGTGGTTGGtcctagagctaatgaatgaCTGAAATGTGACCAGAGCCCAGGTCTTCCGACTGTCAAGCCAGTGTGCTTTAATTAGAGTGAGATGCAGGGTGGCAAGCTCCCTGAACAGAGTGAGCAAAAGGTGTGaattccctttccccaccccactcccccaacTGCACCTTGCCCTTtgttaaatgcaaaataaagattTCAGCGGAGGGGGCAGTTCCTTCTGTGCCCTGCAGCATGCAGGCTcaaggatggggggtggggggaagcagcTACCCTTTACTGTAGAGGCACCTGGAAAACTCATCTGGTGCATTTACTCAAGAAGCATAAGGCCATTGCTGAGTTATAAGTGGGAAAGGGGAAGTGGGCTTGGGCTAGAGTGGGAGAGTGAGCCAGCAATAAATGGTCCATCACTGggagatttgtgtgtgtgtgtttgtgtgtgtaaggGCAGGAGGGAAGCAAGCGTGGAATCTAATTGATAAGTCTTTGGTGGAATGAAATTACCCTGGTCATGGTGAAACCATGGGGAGGCCAAAACCGATTTGTGATCTTTTCTTCTGAGCTTGTATAACTGCAGGTCATATAACCTGAGCATGCACAGAAAACACTGACTCTTGTCCTCTAGGTGATCTTTGAGACACCAGGAACAGAGGTCACCTCCCTTGGAACCAAGATTACAAGGACAGGGAGACGTAGGAAGCAAAATCAAATGCAAAATGTCCTTCAGTAAGGAAGAGCCTGCTTAAAGTACACTCTACCACATATGGACGACTGTATAAGTAACCAAGTGGACTATGCCAAGTCAAACCTCCCCACTTCTGTCCCTACCTCTCACCTCCCATTCCCATAAAATCTCCCTTAAATCTCAGACAGATTTGAACCCTGTCTCCTGCCTCCATGGCAGTCGACCTTGCattaaggttttcttttctcaaaatcctgatgtCACAGTATTGGCCTCTGTGTGCGTTGGGCAGTGGGCCCTTGCTCGGCGACAATGGTGTCAAGGGTGGATGCCCGATAGAAAGCCCGGCTTCTAGAGGGGCTTTTGTGGCTTCCACACCTGCAGCCTTGCTCCACGAAGAGCTCGGGGCTGGCTGCTATAGGAACTGCCACCTAATCACCTTTCAGTTCATGCTGACGGAGGTGGCAAAGCCCTTGGTGTCTGCAGATGGTGACGGGTGTATGTGCGTGTGCTTGTGCGTGCACACACCTGAGAGAACTGCAGAGGACTGCATCCATGTACGGCTGTCAGTGTGGTGTTCCAGGGCCCTAGAGACTATCAGCAAGCTCTCCTTTGCTCAACTACCTAAACAATAGCCACAAGACTTTACATATCTTCGCCAGCAGGGGGCAGCTGGATCCCAAGGCAGAGGAAGAGGATTTGGTGGGAGACAAGGTTGAACAGTCTCTTTTGGTGCAGTCTCCGTGAATAACTCTATGTCATGGCCTTAAAGTTAACCTGATGTGTTCCACGAGGAAGGGGGCAGGTACAGATGTGCCGTGTCAGGAATCAGAGCTGTACTGGAGCAGCTACAATGACTGCAAATGTCTATGATAGCCAAAGTACAAAACAGCCAGATTGTGAATTAGCTCTTGGATTTGTTTTAGTAAGAAAGCTCTAAAGAAGTCCCTTTAACATACCTTCCCCTCCCTTTCCAGATTCTAGAATGTTTTAGAACTAGGTTTTCCATTTGCCCTTGTCTCCTCTCTTCTAGGCATGGCCACGTCATCTCCCAAGGACTCCAGAAGCCTCTAGAGACTTTGCTTGATATTCCTTGGTGCTCTTCTCCTGGGTCTGTAGAGCTGGGTGGTGGGGAGATGGTGCGTGGGGTGGTGCCAGGGCTGGCCGGAGGAATGTCCCAAAAGAGCAAGTGGCAAATCTGCAAACTCAGCCTAGCAGGCCCTACCTCTGGGCCACGAGGTTGGATTCAACAGCTTGAATCCTGGTGAACTCTTTCCATTTGGGGGCAAGAAAGGCCAAAGAGACTGAGTTAGTCCTGTGGGCTGTTGGAGGGGTCATCCACTGCCCCTACAGCTCTTGTTGGGGCAGCAACGTTGGTGGGTGTGTGGGTTGGGAGTGAATGGGGTTAGTTACACATCTGTACTAATAGCCCTTGGATTGGTGAACATCTCGTGCCCAGAGCCTGACCAGGTCACCGGGTAACTCTGGGGTGCTGCCGTTTTGTGGGGTGGGGGTCCCCCCTCCTTGTAGCATGTGGGAATGAAGGAGAGCCTCTCGCCCCCATTGGGCACCATGTCAGCCGTCTGTATGTAAAAAGGGGAGCTGTAGAGGGAGCAGGCGGGGCAGTGGCTCCTCCCGGCCGTGCATGGCTGGCTGCAGGGCTCGCCGGCGGGAGGCACCGGGCTGCCTCCGCTGTCCAGGACTTGGGAGCTGCAGGCATTGCAGGTGGGGCCTCTGGGGTGCGTGGGGAGGTCATGCTCCTCCTCTTCATCTGCATCCTCCGCTTGTCTCTTCTTGCAGCAGTAATActaggggaagagggagagggacacCTGAGGGGGGGGTGAATGCCCCACGGGTCCCAGTGCACTCCTGAGCATGCACAGGCACCACACCTCCCCACTCCATTGAGCACCGTGTGCTGGGCATCTTGTGCTGGGGATAAAACTGAACACCAGGGGCTTCTGTCCCACAAGTGTATATTCCTAGATCTGCAAGACCAatatttcttcccctttcctgTTCCCTACTTCCCAGAACATTAACACCATGGTAGAGGCGGGGGAGAGGGACACACAAATCATATAGAGGACAGAGCTGGGAGCTGCTGGGAGCAGCTTTCATCGTGGCCCTAGATGGTGCCTTTTCCACCACTCCTAAAACCTCAGAGGGGCAGGAGACCCAACACAATCTTGCCACATCTTCCCGGCACACTTGTCTTCAGAGTGTGCAGGGTGTGGGGGCAGGGGGTCATGGCTCTGTTCTGACCAGCCCCAAATCCCAGCCTCCTGATTTATGCCTCCCGTGTTCCATGGCTTTGGGTTTTGTCTCCCCTCAAGTGGGCCCCCAGCTTCTGCCCCTGTAGTGGGGGCATGGGTTGCTGGTGGCCGGCGGACTTTGGCTGTGGACCTGGGGGACTGACCTGGAGCCTACAGTAGCACAGGACGGCGATGATGCAGAGGAGGATGGCTGTAGCTAGGATTCCGCCAGTGATCACAACTGTTCCCGCTGTCATCCGCCCGATGCCCCATCAAACTCTGCAAAGCCTGTGggatgggtggtggtggtgaggaggGGCTGAGACTGACACACTGGGCCTGAGGTGCCTGGGTGGGGGCTACTGGAGCTCTGCACGGCTGGAACAGGCAAGACCTGCCAGCCTTAGGGGAGGGAGCACCCCAAGCACTGGACCCTGGGGGGTCTCTTGAAGACAGAGGACAGGCTGGAGCCTGGGGCCTGGGCCAGCCTAAGCTGGGAGATCATGGATataggagggagagagaacacaGAGGACTAATGGAAGgttcctttctgttcctctgtTTTTGTTCAGTTTCAAAAGCAGCTTGCTGTCTTT from Choloepus didactylus isolate mChoDid1 chromosome 2, mChoDid1.pri, whole genome shotgun sequence encodes the following:
- the FAM163A gene encoding protein FAM163A, whose amino-acid sequence is MTAGTVVITGGILATAILLCIIAVLCYCRLQYYCCKKRQAEDADEEEEHDLPTHPRGPTCNACSSQVLDSGGSPVPPAGEPCSQPCTAGRSHCPACSLYSSPFYIQTADMVPNGGERLSFIPTCYKEGGPPPHKTAAPQSYPVTWSGSGHEMFTNPRAISTDV